One Penaeus chinensis breed Huanghai No. 1 chromosome 12, ASM1920278v2, whole genome shotgun sequence DNA segment encodes these proteins:
- the LOC125031151 gene encoding very long-chain specific acyl-CoA dehydrogenase, mitochondrial-like, with protein MMRSGKLLWSLPTSRFANALAPAAARLQSTAAQPAASKAPQKERNMNKKIEVNKSFVMNMFRGAAVTEQAIPYPYTLTEEQRETLEMLVDPTEKFFEEVNDAAKNDALEKVEDHTLEGLKELGAFGLQVPADLGGVGLTNTQYARLVEIVGSHDLGVGITLGAHQSIGFKGILIAGNPEQKAKYLPKCASGETMAAFALTEPSSGSDAGSIRSRAVPSEDGSHYILNGSKIWISNGGLAEVFTVFAQTPVTDPKSGVTKDKVTAFIVERAFGGVSHGLPEKKMGIKASNTAEVYFEDTKIPAENVLGGVGNGFKVAMEILNNGRFGMAGALSGTMRYSIKKALDFATTRIQFGQRIDSFGTIQEKLARMAMLHYVTESMAYMISSNMDSGSKDYHLEAAISKVFASEAAWTVTDEAIQVMGGMGFMKESGLERVMRDLRIFRIFEGTNDILRLFVALTGLQYAGGHLKELQKALKNPSANMGLILGEGTKRAKRAIGFGNGGPIEGIHPNLSDSAALLNRAVEAFGYSCEGLLMKHGKDIVHRQFLLNRLANSAIDMYASIVVLSRASRSLTENYPSAAHEEKLARVWVNEASDRIQLNLTAVKSNISQKNFADLEAIAKELCEHGGIVAERPLGM; from the exons ATGATGCGCTCCGGCAAACTTCTCTGGTCCCTTCCCACCTCCAGATTTGCCAATGCACTGGCCCCAGCTGCAGCTAG GCTGCAGTCTACAGCAGCCCAGCCAGCAGCCTCAAAGGCCCCCCAAAAGGAGCGCAACATGAACAAAAAGATCGAGGTGAACAAGTCCTTCGTGATGAACATGTTCCGTGGGGCAGCCGTCACAGAGCAGGCCATCCCCTACCCTTACACCCTGacagaggagcagagggagacaCTGGAGATGCTGGTTGACCCCACAGAGAAGTTCtttgag GAAGTCAATGATGCTGCAAAGAATGATGCTTTGGAGAAGGTCGAAGATCACACTTTGGAAGGACTGAAGGAGCTCGGAGCCTTTGGTCTGCAG GTACCAGCAGATTTGGGCGGAGTGGGACTAACCAACACGCAGTATGCACGTCTGGTGGAGATTGTAGGATCACACGACCTTGGGGTTGGCATCACTCTGGGCGCCCACCAGTCTATTGGTTTCAAG GGCATCCTTATTGCTGGCAACCCAGAGCAGAAAGCCAAATATCTGCCTAAATGCGCATCAGGAGAGACCATGGCTGCCTTTGCCCTGACTGAGCCTTCCAGCGGATCAGATGCGGGGTCTATCAGGTCTCGTGCCGTGCCATCTGAGGACGGTTCTCACTATATCCTTAACGGGTCCAAGATTTGGATCAGCAATGGAGGCCTGGCCGAGGTCTTCACCGTCTTTGCTCAGACCCCTGTGACCGATCCTAAGAGTG GTGTCACCAAGGACAAGGTAACAGCCTTCATCGTGGAGCGAGCATTTGGTGGAGTGTCGCACGGCCTCCCTGAGAAGAAGATGGGCATCAAAGCCTCAAACACCGCTGAGGTCTACTTTGAGGACACCAAGATCCCTGCAGAGAATGTGCTTGGGGGTGTCGGCAATGGATTCAAG GTTGCCATGGAAATCTTGAACAATGGTCGCTTTGGTATGGCTGGTGCGCTCTCTGGGACAATGAGATATTCCATCAAGAAGGCTCTTGACTTTGCCACAACTCGTATCCAGTTTGGCCAGAGGATCGACAGCTTCGGAACCATTCAG GAGAAACTGGCCCGCATGGCAATGCTACACTATGTCACTGAATCTATGGCCTACATGATCTCCAGCAACATGGACTCTGGCTCAAAGGACTATCACCTTGAAGCAGCTATCAGCAAG GTGTTTGCTTCAGAGGCAGCCTGGACAGTGACAGATGAGGCTATCCAGGTGATGGGCGGCATGGGATTCATGAAGGAGTCTGGCCTCGAGAGAGTCATGAGGGACCTCCGCATCTTCAGAATCTTTGAGGGAACCAATGACATCCTGCGACTCTTCGTGGCATTGACTG GTCTCCAGTATGCAGGTGGCCACCTGAAGGAGCTGCAGAAGGCCCTGAAGAACCCCTCAGCCAACATGGGCCTCATTCTGGGCGAGGGCACCAAGAGAGCAAAGCGTGCCATCGGTTTTGGCAATGGAGGCCCGATCGAGGGTATCCATCCCAACCTCTCGGATTCAGCTGCACTTCTCAATAGA GCTGTGGAAGCCTTTGGCTACTCCTGTGAAGGCCTGCTTATGAAGCATGGAAAGGACATTGTCCACCGCCAGTTCCTGCTGAACCGACTGGCCAACTCAGCCATCGATATGTATGCTTCCATTGTGGTCCTCTCAAGAGCATCGCGATCCCTCACTGAGAACTATCCATCTGCTGCACATGAGGAAAAGCTTGCACGTGTTTGGGTGAATGAG GCATCTGACAGGATCCAGCTCAACCTCACAGCTGTCAAATCCAACATCTCCCAGAAGAACTTTGCTGACCTTGAAGCTATTGCAAAGGAGTTGTGTGAACATGGTGGCATCGTTGCAGAGAGGCCCCTGGGCATGTAA